A segment of the Geoglobus ahangari genome:
GAAAAATCTTTTAATAAAGGTGATCGTTAATTGCCCAGACAAACGTAGAAGGCGATAATTGTGAGCGGGGTTAGCAGAAGAGACTTTTTGAAGGCTGCAGCACTTACAGGTGTAAGCGCTTTTATCGCTGCCAACAAGGCAGAGATCGTCAGCGCTTTCGAGCAGGCAAAGATGAACGGGGTGAAACTCGTCTGGCTTCAGGGCCAGAGCTGCTCAGCGTGCACCGTTTCGCTCCTTCAGGCAAGTGATCCAGAGCTCTACGATGCAATAGAGGAGCTGAAGGTCAACATAGCGTTCCACCAGACAATAATGCAGCCATTCGGAGAGCAGGCGATCGAGATTCTGGAGGAAATCGAGCCTGATGTGCTTGTGGTTGAGGGAGCAATACCCGTTGGACTGAAGGAGGCATGCCTTCTCGGTGAGAGGAACGGCAAGCCGGTGGTTTTCGAGGAGTGGGTCAAGGAGCTCATGGCCAAAACAAAGGTTGCGGTGGTTGGGTTCGGAAGCTGCTCCACTTACGGCGGAATTCCAGCCGGAAAGGACGGAGTTGGTTCAGCATACGACAACGGCAGCGTTACCGGAGCAGTGGGCCTCTACGACTTCGTCAAGATGCACGGCATGCCGTCGGCTAAGCTGATCCTCCTGCCGGGCTGTCCTGGCCATCCGGACTGGCTGATGATCACGCTTGCGAGCATACTGCTTGGCGTGGTTCCGGAGGTTGACGAGTACTACAGGCCCAAGGCGATGTTCTCAAGAATCATCCACGACCACTGCCCGAGGAGAGGCTACTACGGAAAGGGACAGTTCGCGTACTCGCTGGAGGAGACTGACTCGAAGTACGAGACGTGCCTTTACAAGGTCGGGTGCAAGGCTCCGTTCACGTACGCTGCCTGCGCTGAGACGAGGTGGAACGGTGGCGTGAACGTGTGCATGAACGCCGGAGCGCCGTGCATAGGCTGCATGGATCCCGGGTTCCCGGACAAGATGTCTCCGTTCTACGAGGCGAAGGAGAGCACAGAGATAATGCTCGGCCTCAACCCGACGACTCTCGGAGAGATTGCTGTCGGTGCGGCCGTTCTCGGAGTTGCTGCCCACGCGATAAGGAGAGGCACGAAGCACCCGGAGATTAAGGATGATGAGATTGAGAAGAAGGAGTGAGGAGGTGGTTTGAGTGGAAATCACGATTGATCCAGTTACAAGGCTCGAGGGTCACCACGGTGTGAAGATTAACGTCGATGGTGGCGTTATTACCGATGCGAAGGCCCTTGCCCTGATGTTCAGGGGTTTTGAGAGGCTTCTCGTTGGCAGGGACATAAGGGATGCCCCGATAATAACCCAGAGGATCTGCGGAGTCTGTCACAACGACCACAGGCTCGCAAGCCTCATGGCCATTGAGAACGCGGCAGGAATTGCCGACGAGTGGAACGTTGGCCTTCCGCCCGCAGCAATAGCCTTCAGAAATCTGGTCGCTGCCCTGCAGTACGTGTACGACCACCCGGTCTGGGTTTACGTTCTCGCCGGCCCGGACTTCAGCGACTCTCCGCACGGCACAGGGCTGACGAGGCTCAACCCGATTCTCGGCAAGGGTGTCAGGGAGGCTGTCTGGGCCCAGAGGGAGCTCCACAAGGCCATGGCGCTCATCGGTGGAAAGGTGCCCCACATGATGACTCCCGCTCCGGGAGGAATGACGCTCGAGATTGACGAGAAGATAATCGCCCAGCTCGTTGGAATAATCTCAGACGTCAAGAAGTGGGCCGTTGGTGTCGGCATAGGCCAGCCCTCAGCAACTAACGCGGAGTACGTTCTCGACGAGGTGCTCAGGCAGCTCGAAGAGATAAAGGCAGGAAAGAGGAAGGAGTTCGAGCCAAAGGAGGGAATGGGCAACGCACTCTTCGACATGGTCGCGATGATTGCGGTCGCCCACGACATGGGGCTCAACGAGCAGGGAGTCTGGGAAGACTCCAAGATGCTCGCCTACGGGTTCCTCCCCGACCCAGACACGGGCGAGCTCTACTTCCCGCCGGGGTTCTTCAACGGAAGGGAGCTCGAGAGGTTCGACTACAGGAGGATCTCCGAGGACACCACGTACGCATGGTACAAGGACGAGACCCAGACGGGCTACGTTGGAACAGACCTCCCACCGGAGCCCTACTACGGCAAGCCCAACGCCTACACATGGGGCAAGGCGCCGAGGTACGACGGGTGGCCCGCTGAGGTTGGCCCGCTCCCAAGGCTTGTCGCGATGTACTTCAAGAAGAGCAAGGAGCTCGGAGACCCGCTTGGTCTGAGGAAGACGTTCTGTGGAAGTCCAACTGCCTCAACCGCTCTGAGCAGAATGATCGCGAGGATACAGGAGGAGCTCATAATGATAGACTACCTCGAGAACCTCCTGCTCCAGCTCAAGGACTACGCAGGAAAGAAGACCGCGATAGAGTTCCCGAAGGACGTTACCGGAGAGGGGGTTGGCCTTAGAGAGGCCCCACGTGGTGCCCTCGGCCACTGGGTTGTAGCCGAGAGGGGCAAGATAAAGAGGTATCAGGCCGTCGTCCCCACGACATGGAACGTCTCGCCGAAGGATAGTAAGGGTCAGCACGGTCCGCTCGAGAGCGCACTGATCGGCACACCCGTCAGCGACCCGAGCAACCCGTGGGAGGTTGTGAGGGTCATCCACAGCTTCGACCTCTGCCTCGCATGCACGGTGCACGTGTTCACAAAGGAGGGCAAGAAGACGAGCATAACCCTCGACGCCTGCTCCATCAATTTTTTGAGGTGGTGAGGATGGGAAAGATCTACAGGTACGATGCGGTGACAAGGGCCTCGCACTGGAGTCACACCTTTGCCATGATATTGCTGATAATCACGGGCCTACAGATATTCACCGGGCTCGGATTCATGGACTCGTTCACAGTTCCATTCCACGTGCTCCTCGGCTGGATACTGCTCGCAGCACTGGTCATGGAGGTGCTCAATTGGATCCTCCATCCGAGGGAGGTTCTCCTGTCGATCCCGACGCCCAAGGACATAAAGAGGTGGATAATAATCGCCCTCAACTTCATGGGCCTGACAGACAAGTACCCGGCTTACCACGTCTACAGCAAGAGCAGGGGTGAGTACATCACCAAGTGGCACCCGGTGCTCAAGTTCATGATCTGGGGCGACCTGTTCTTCGTTCTGGTCATAGCCTTCACAGGATTTGCAATGTACTACCCGGCCGGACACCCGCTGGCGTTCCTTCTGAACTACCTCGACATGGGCACGATCAGGCTGCTGCACTTCATAGCGTTCATCTACTTCGTTCTGGTCATGATACCACACGGATACCTCGCGCTCCAGCCGGTCAATAGGGGCGTGCTCAAGTCGATGATCACCGGATGGGACGAGGGAGAGGACACCGTAATCGTTGAATAATTCCTATTTTTTGTTCCTCTATGGTAGTTGTCATTGGCGTCGGCAACCTGATTCTCGGGGATGACGGTTTTGGCATTCACGTAATTGAGAAAATGAAAGAGATGGACGAGTTCAGGGGGATCAAGATCGTAGACGCGATGACCAACTCCGCTTTCCTGCTCGAGGCGATGGATGGAGAGGACAAGGCCATCATAGTCGATGCAATGGACATCGGTCAGGAGGGAGTTGGGGTCTTCAGGTTCAATCCAAACGTTGAGGACTTTCCCTCTGATGTTATGCTCAGCATGCACGACCTGCACTTCAAGGACGTCATTGCGATGGCGAGAGGGGTTTACAGGCTGCCGGAGGAGATAGTGATCGTGGGTGTGAGGCCGAGGAGGGTTGAGCTGAGCATGGAGCTCAGCGAGG
Coding sequences within it:
- a CDS encoding hydrogenase small subunit; the protein is MSGVSRRDFLKAAALTGVSAFIAANKAEIVSAFEQAKMNGVKLVWLQGQSCSACTVSLLQASDPELYDAIEELKVNIAFHQTIMQPFGEQAIEILEEIEPDVLVVEGAIPVGLKEACLLGERNGKPVVFEEWVKELMAKTKVAVVGFGSCSTYGGIPAGKDGVGSAYDNGSVTGAVGLYDFVKMHGMPSAKLILLPGCPGHPDWLMITLASILLGVVPEVDEYYRPKAMFSRIIHDHCPRRGYYGKGQFAYSLEETDSKYETCLYKVGCKAPFTYAACAETRWNGGVNVCMNAGAPCIGCMDPGFPDKMSPFYEAKESTEIMLGLNPTTLGEIAVGAAVLGVAAHAIRRGTKHPEIKDDEIEKKE
- a CDS encoding hydrogenase maturation protease gives rise to the protein MVVVIGVGNLILGDDGFGIHVIEKMKEMDEFRGIKIVDAMTNSAFLLEAMDGEDKAIIVDAMDIGQEGVGVFRFNPNVEDFPSDVMLSMHDLHFKDVIAMARGVYRLPEEIVIVGVRPRRVELSMELSEECERHVDEVIEIVKRELGL
- a CDS encoding cytochrome b/b6 domain-containing protein, which produces MGKIYRYDAVTRASHWSHTFAMILLIITGLQIFTGLGFMDSFTVPFHVLLGWILLAALVMEVLNWILHPREVLLSIPTPKDIKRWIIIALNFMGLTDKYPAYHVYSKSRGEYITKWHPVLKFMIWGDLFFVLVIAFTGFAMYYPAGHPLAFLLNYLDMGTIRLLHFIAFIYFVLVMIPHGYLALQPVNRGVLKSMITGWDEGEDTVIVE
- a CDS encoding nickel-dependent hydrogenase large subunit, giving the protein MEITIDPVTRLEGHHGVKINVDGGVITDAKALALMFRGFERLLVGRDIRDAPIITQRICGVCHNDHRLASLMAIENAAGIADEWNVGLPPAAIAFRNLVAALQYVYDHPVWVYVLAGPDFSDSPHGTGLTRLNPILGKGVREAVWAQRELHKAMALIGGKVPHMMTPAPGGMTLEIDEKIIAQLVGIISDVKKWAVGVGIGQPSATNAEYVLDEVLRQLEEIKAGKRKEFEPKEGMGNALFDMVAMIAVAHDMGLNEQGVWEDSKMLAYGFLPDPDTGELYFPPGFFNGRELERFDYRRISEDTTYAWYKDETQTGYVGTDLPPEPYYGKPNAYTWGKAPRYDGWPAEVGPLPRLVAMYFKKSKELGDPLGLRKTFCGSPTASTALSRMIARIQEELIMIDYLENLLLQLKDYAGKKTAIEFPKDVTGEGVGLREAPRGALGHWVVAERGKIKRYQAVVPTTWNVSPKDSKGQHGPLESALIGTPVSDPSNPWEVVRVIHSFDLCLACTVHVFTKEGKKTSITLDACSINFLRW